The Deinococcus sonorensis KR-87 genome includes a window with the following:
- a CDS encoding APH(3') family aminoglycoside O-phosphotransferase, with translation MDRLPELPDTLRRVVPAARWEPVTDGMSGAGVWRSQRYVLKVMPRRALQRPLQEEQARLRWLAGRVPVPQVVGYELTPDREFLAMTRLPGVPMHHPDALLHPERVATLLARALRELHALPVRDCPFTMTLAVMLRLARERVEAGLVDVTDFDPERQGRGAAWVLEELRRTRPPHEDLVVTHGDACLPNVLMAGEYVEGFVDVGRAGLADRHADLALAERSLRHNIGPEAAALFLDTYGRSFVDPARLTYYRLLDELF, from the coding sequence GTGGACCGCCTGCCGGAGCTGCCGGACACGCTGCGCCGGGTGGTGCCGGCCGCCCGCTGGGAGCCGGTCACCGACGGGATGTCGGGGGCGGGGGTGTGGCGCTCACAGCGCTACGTGCTGAAGGTGATGCCCCGGCGGGCGCTGCAGCGGCCACTTCAGGAGGAGCAGGCCCGGCTGCGCTGGCTGGCCGGGCGGGTGCCGGTGCCGCAGGTGGTGGGATACGAGCTGACCCCCGACCGCGAATTCCTGGCCATGACCCGGCTGCCGGGCGTGCCGATGCACCACCCCGACGCGCTGCTGCACCCGGAGCGGGTGGCGACCCTGCTGGCCCGCGCCCTGCGGGAACTGCACGCCCTGCCGGTGCGCGACTGTCCCTTCACCATGACGCTGGCCGTCATGCTGCGGCTGGCCCGGGAGCGGGTGGAGGCGGGGCTGGTGGACGTGACCGACTTCGACCCGGAGCGGCAGGGGAGAGGGGCGGCCTGGGTGCTGGAGGAACTGCGCCGCACCCGCCCCCCGCACGAGGACCTCGTGGTCACGCACGGTGACGCGTGTCTGCCCAACGTGCTGATGGCCGGCGAGTATGTGGAAGGCTTCGTGGACGTGGGCCGCGCCGGACTGGCCGACCGCCACGCCGATCTGGCGCTGGCCGAGCGCAGCCTGCGCCACAACATCGGCCCGGAGGCGGCCGCGCTGTTTCTGGACACCTACGGCCGCTCCTTCGTCGACCCGGCGCGGCTGACGTATTACCGCCTGCTGGACGAGCTGTTCTGA
- a CDS encoding tetratricopeptide repeat protein, with product MTASPPSPDAALNLDWGQYLRQREYRRALAAARLGHAPAPVQTALDELYTLQEALRARRLAAAHRALSGYRTAVEGLEPADRTPFAATVPLAPLEAGWQALDATDRQQISDPAVLETQLQPALEEAFTRAEAMNALGVLHALLDHNEQAEAWFMQALAHDPGHYRALTNRGNLALEQGNAVEAERLYREAILLNAEYAGAHHNLGVALRRQNRMHESVRAIRAGQRLSMRHHRQRDDDELRSNPGTQRTVQLVRLALVVLAVLVLLWVVRGGL from the coding sequence ATGACCGCCTCTCCGCCTTCCCCAGACGCCGCCCTGAACCTCGACTGGGGGCAGTACCTGCGGCAGCGTGAGTACCGGCGCGCCCTGGCCGCCGCCCGGCTGGGCCACGCGCCCGCCCCGGTGCAGACGGCGCTGGACGAGCTCTACACCCTGCAGGAGGCACTGCGCGCCCGGCGGCTGGCCGCAGCCCACCGCGCGCTGAGCGGCTACCGGACCGCCGTGGAGGGGCTGGAGCCCGCCGACCGCACCCCCTTTGCCGCCACCGTGCCGCTGGCGCCGCTGGAGGCCGGCTGGCAGGCGCTGGACGCCACCGACCGCCAGCAGATCAGCGACCCGGCAGTTCTGGAAACCCAGCTGCAGCCGGCCCTGGAGGAGGCGTTCACCCGGGCCGAGGCCATGAACGCCCTGGGGGTGCTGCACGCGCTGCTGGACCACAACGAGCAGGCCGAGGCGTGGTTCATGCAGGCGCTGGCACACGACCCCGGCCACTACCGGGCGCTGACCAACCGGGGCAACCTGGCGCTGGAACAGGGCAACGCGGTGGAAGCGGAGCGGCTGTACCGCGAGGCCATCCTGCTGAACGCCGAGTATGCCGGGGCGCACCACAACCTGGGCGTCGCGCTGCGCCGCCAGAACCGCATGCACGAGTCGGTGCGCGCCATCCGGGCCGGGCAGCGGCTGAGCATGCGCCACCATCGCCAGCGCGACGACGACGAACTGCGCTCCAACCCCGGCACCCAGCGCACGGTGCAGCTGGTGCGGCTGGCCCTGGTGGTGCTGGCGGTGCTGGTGCTGCTGTGGGTGGTGCGGGGCGGGCTGTAG